AGCTCGACGTTGTCATTCCTGACCCATACGCCTCAATGCTCATCCCTGTTCCATTAGATGAGGAAAAGCGTTACCATGTGCGCAACACCGAAGGAGCAAAGGCACATTTAGGTGGCCTCTTAGTCATTGGAGAAACTCTTCTTACTTACTTTGATGGCCTGACACACAGAAGTGTATCTTCGGTTCTTCAGGACCCGAGAATATTTGTGTCTTGGGCTGAGTACGATGGTACACATTACTTGTTGGCTGATGATTATGGACGACTGGATCTGTTGACGATTGACACAAACCTGGAAACCACCGGTGTTGTTGTGACCGGCATGACACTCGAGCCTCTCAAGATCGGTCGCTCACCAGCCATCACATCCAGGGCGTCCAATCTGGTTTATCTTGGGGATAGCACCTTATTTGTGGCTTCACACCACGGTGACTCGCAGCTTTATCAGATCGACGTAGAAAGCGCCACTGTCACACTGGTCCAGTCCTTCTCAAACAATGCGCCCATTCTTGATTTTTCTATCATGGATATGGGCAACCGAGAAGGCGATGCTCAAGCTGGCAATGCCTTTTCGTCTGGTCAGTCAAGAATAGTGGCAGGCTGTGGTGCCTACCGCGATGGGAGCCTTCGAAGTATTCGAAGCGGTGTTGGTCTTGAAGATAGAGGTGTTCTGGACGAGCTAGAGGGAACCAGGGGTCTATTTACTCTTCGTTCATACGGGTCTGACCTGGTAGATACCCTGGTCGTCTCAGCGATCACCGAGACAAGAGTTCTCAGTTTCGACCGCGAAGGCGGAATTGAAGAGATATACTCTTTCCAGGGCATGTCACTCGATACCGAGACCCTTCTGGCTTCAAATCTTCCCAACGGACAGTTGCTTCAGATCACTCCTCGCTCAGTCGTCTTACTCGATCCCGAAGGCGGCACGGTAACCAGTAAATGGGACGTCCCAAGCGGTAAGTCGATCACAAGAGCGTCAGCAAACAGCAAGTGGGCATTGCTTTCGGTTGATGGAACATCTCTTGTCTCATTGAATCTCTTGCAGAACCTTGCTGTCAATGTTCAACAAAGCCAAAACAACTCAGGCTCACAAGCTGATCAAATATCATGCATACATGCTGCCCGGGATCCACCAGATCTTGGTGTAGTCGGCTGGTGGTCTTCTGGACAAATATCGTTGATTGATATGGCTTCCTTGAAGCCACTACATGGAGAGTCCATGAGACAAACTGAGGATAGTGCTACAGTCCCAAGAGACATTGCACTTGTCCAGCTACACCCCCCTGAGATATCGGGGCCTACACTTTTGGTCGCGATGGAAGATGGCAATGTGGTTACGTTCAACGTATCTACCAAGGGCTTCGCTGTCTCTGGTCGCAAAAGCGTGACTTTAGGCAGTAACCCAGCTCGACTACATATACTCCCGCAACAGGATGGTACATCGAACGTCTTTGTGACGACTGAGCATGCCAGCCTCATATATAGCGCCGAGGGACGGATCATATTCTCTGCCACAACCGCCGATGATGCCACATTTGTTGCACCATTTGATTCCCACGCCTTCCCAGATTCCGTGATTCTGTCTACAGACCAGCATATTCGAATCTGCCATGTTGATAAGGAGAGACTTACACACGTGAAGGCTCTCCCTGTCAACGAGACTGTCAGACGAGTAGCTTACTCCCCGGGACTGAAAGCCTTTGGTCTAGGCTCCATCAAGAAGGAATTAGTTGGCAACGAAGAGGTTGTGTCGAGTTCATTTAGGCTTGTCGATGAGATTGTCTTTAAGGAGCTCGGTTCACCTTTCCCATTGAATGCCCCTTACTGCCTCGAGATTGTCGAATGTGTCATTCGGGCTGAGCTCCTCGATGTTGGCGGCAACCATGTCGAGAGATTTATTGTTGGTACAAGCTTCATCAGTGATGGGGTGGAAGACCCAAACGGTACTGGCGGCCGTATCCTGGTCCTCGGAGTTGACTCAAATCGTCAGGTGTACCAGATTGTCTCTCACAATTTGAAAGGCCCTTGCCGCTGTTTAGGTATGATTGATGATAACATCATTGCTGGACTGTCCAAGACAGTTGTGGCCTATAGTTTCTTGCAAGAGACGAGCAGTTCCGGTTCACTCCAGAAGCTCGCTGTTTATCGCCCGGCTGCCTTGCCTGTGGATCTCGACATATCCGGCAACATGATTGGTGTGGTTGATTTGATGCAGTCACTATCTTTGGTTGAATTCATCCCCGCACAAGATGGT
This genomic stretch from Fusarium oxysporum f. sp. lycopersici 4287 chromosome 2, whole genome shotgun sequence harbors:
- a CDS encoding DNA damage-binding protein 1 (At least one base has a quality score < 10); protein product: MLQCLRPKGSETDLLFIGTDRLHYFNLVWNPLTKQLETIERVIEDLAEPYMRHSSSQNKCLVDPTGRFLAMHLWEGVLNVFKLPIRKGSTNKLERLDQVRLTELFMKASTFIHSRTGHPTIAFLYKTQLEQEEARLVIYRLTHDDKGNTVSKFDPHKDRELDVVIPDPYASMLIPVPLDEEKRYHVRNTEGAKAHLGGLLVIGETLLTYFDGLTHRSVSSVLQDPRIFVSWAEYDGTHYLLADDYGRLDLLTIDTNLETTGVVVTGMTLEPLKIGRSPAITSRASNLVYLGDSTLFVASHHGDSQLYQIDVESATVTLVQSFSNNAPILDFSIMDMGNREGDAQAGNAFSSGQSRIVAGCGAYRDGSLRSIRSGVGLEDRGVLDELEGTRGLFTLRSYGSDLVDTLVVSAITETRVLSFDREGGIEEIYSFQGMSLDTETLLASNLPNGQLLQITPRSVVLLDPEGGTVTSKWDVPSGKSITRASANSKWALLSVDGTSLVSLNLLQNLAVNVQQSQNNSGSQADQISCIHAARDPPDLGVVGWWSSGQISLIDMASLKPLHGESMRQTEDSATVPRDIALVQLHPPEISGPTLLVAMEDGNVVTFNVSTKGFAVSGRKSVTLGSNPARLHILPQQDGTSNVFVTTEHASLIYSAEGRIIFSATTADDATFVAPFDSHAFPDSVILSTDQHIRICHVDKERLTHVKALPVNETVRRVAYSPGLKAFGLGSIKKELVGNEEVVSSSFRLVDEIVFKELGSPFPLNAPYCLEIVECVIRAELLDVGGNHVERFIVGTSFISDGVEDPNGTGGRILVLGVDSNRQVYQIVSHNLKGPCRCLGMIDDNIIAGLSKTVVAYSFLQETSSSGSLQKLAVYRPAALPVDLDISGNMIGVVDLMQSLSLVEFIPAQDGNKAKLEERARHFEPLWATSVCHIEGERWLEADSKGNLVVLQRNVDAPTEQDRSRLEITSEMNIGEQINRIRKLHVPMAENGIVHPRAFLASAEGSLYLYGDIAPQYQDLLMTFQSKMEEYIHVPGSVEFKLWRSFRNENRESEGPFRFIDGEMVERFLDMDEGKQELVCEGLGPSIEDMRNLIEELRRMH
- a CDS encoding DNA damage-binding protein 1 (At least one base has a quality score < 10), whose translation is MAYVAPIHRATSIRHALRANVLSPDIDDLVVAKANRLEIWRLTEEGLVCLQTKLIHGSIAMLQCLRPKGSETDLLFIGTDRLHYFNLVWNPLTKQLETIERVIEDLAEPYMRHSSSQNKCLVDPTGRFLAMHLWEGVLNVFKLPIRKGSTNKLERLDQVRLTELFMKASTFIHSRTGHPTIAFLYKTQLEQEEARLVIYRLTHDDKGNTVSKFDPHKDRELDVVIPDPYASMLIPVPLDEEKRYHVRNTEGAKAHLGGLLVIGETLLTYFDGLTHRSVSSVLQDPRIFVSWAEYDGTHYLLADDYGRLDLLTIDTNLETTGVVVTGMTLEPLKIGRSPAITSRASNLVYLGDSTLFVASHHGDSQLYQIDVESATVTLVQSFSNNAPILDFSIMDMGNREGDAQAGNAFSSGQSRIVAGCGAYRDGSLRSIRSGVGLEDRGVLDELEGTRGLFTLRSYGSDLVDTLVVSAITETRVLSFDREGGIEEIYSFQGMSLDTETLLASNLPNGQLLQITPRSVVLLDPEGGTVTSKWDVPSGKSITRASANSKWALLSVDGTSLVSLNLLQNLAVNVQQSQNNSGSQADQISCIHAARDPPDLGVVGWWSSGQISLIDMASLKPLHGESMRQTEDSATVPRDIALVQLHPPEISGPTLLVAMEDGNVVTFNVSTKGFAVSGRKSVTLGSNPARLHILPQQDGTSNVFVTTEHASLIYSAEGRIIFSATTADDATFVAPFDSHAFPDSVILSTDQHIRICHVDKERLTHVKALPVNETVRRVAYSPGLKAFGLGSIKKELVGNEEVVSSSFRLVDEIVFKELGSPFPLNAPYCLEIVECVIRAELLDVGGNHVERFIVGTSFISDGVEDPNGTGGRILVLGVDSNRQVYQIVSHNLKGPCRCLGMIDDNIIAGLSKTVVAYSFLQETSSSGSLQKLAVYRPAALPVDLDISGNMIGVVDLMQSLSLVEFIPAQDGNKAKLEERARHFEPLWATSVCHIEGERWLEADSKGNLVVLQRNVDAPTEQDRSRLEITSEMNIGEQINRIRKLHVPMAENGIVHPRAFLASVSTNCIKT
- a CDS encoding DNA damage-binding protein 1 (At least one base has a quality score < 10), whose product is MAYVAPIHRATSIRHALRANVLSPDIDDLVVAKANRLEIWRLTEEGLVCLQTKLIHGSIAMLQCLRPKGSETDLLFIGTDRLHYFNLVWNPLTKQLETIERVIEDLAEPYMRHSSSQNKCLVDPTGRFLAMHLWEGVLNVFKLPIRKGSTNKLERLDQVRLTELFMKASTFIHSRTGHPTIAFLYKTQLEQEEARLVIYRLTHDDKGNTVSKFDPHKDRELDVVIPDPYASMLIPVPLDEEKRYHVRNTEGAKAHLGGLLVIGETLLTYFDGLTHRSVSSVLQDPRIFVSWAEYDGTHYLLADDYGRLDLLTIDTNLETTGVVVTGMTLEPLKIGRSPAITSRASNLVYLGDSTLFVASHHGDSQLYQIDVESATVTLVQSFSNNAPILDFSIMDMGNREGDAQAGNAFSSGQSRIVAGCGAYRDGSLRSIRSGVGLEDRGVLDELEGTRGLFTLRSYGSDLVDTLVVSAITETRVLSFDREGGIEEIYSFQGMSLDTETLLASNLPNGQLLQITPRSVVLLDPEGGTVTSKWDVPSGKSITRASANSKWALLSVDGTSLVSLNLLQNLAVNVQQSQNNSGSQADQISCIHAARDPPDLGVVGWWSSGQISLIDMASLKPLHGESMRQTEDSATVPRDIALVQLHPPEISGPTLLVAMEDGNVVTFNVSTKGFAVSGRKSVTLGSNPARLHILPQQDGTSNVFVTTEHASLIYSAEGRIIFSATTADDATFVAPFDSHAFPDSVILSTDQHIRICHVDKERLTHVKALPVNETVRRVAYSPGLKAFGLGSIKKELVGNEEVVSSSFRLVDEIVFKELGSPFPLNAPYCLEIVECVIRAELLDVGGNHVERFIVGTSFISDGVEDPNGTGGRILVLGVDSNRQVYQIVSHNLKGPCRCLGMIDDNIIAGLSKTVVAYSFLQETSSSGSLQKLAVYRPAALPVDLDISGNMIGVVDLMQSLSLVEFIPAQDGNKAKLEERARHFEPLWATSVCHIEGERWLEADSKGNLVVLQRNVDAPTEQDRSRLEITSEMNIGEQINRIRKLHVPMAENGIVHPRAFLASAEGSLYLYGDIAPQYQDLLMTFQSKMEEYIHVPGSVEFKLWRSFRNENRESEGPFRFIDGEMVERFLDMDEGKQELVCEGLGPSIEDMRNLIEELRRMH